A DNA window from Brassica napus cultivar Da-Ae chromosome C1, Da-Ae, whole genome shotgun sequence contains the following coding sequences:
- the LOC106373540 gene encoding uncharacterized protein LOC106373540, which yields MPVTKRDHGYGGNCSNLDPLHTNAFGSRFEMGKQCIFGSITETPRPVATAGQNIALWRHDQDDFKPYFSATKTWNCLRVKKTKLPWHCIVWFPQAIPRQSFMVWLAFKDRLSTGTRMREWGMEQCCVYCREKDESRDHLFFACPYTFTVWMNEAEKLLGPAITPDWEDTVTSLLRQNRSRLDAILLRLVFQTTIYMLWKERNSRRHGGMCAPVDTTTKAIGNMVKKRISSLKYRGNHKLSGLLVRWFTVYTY from the exons ATGCCAGTGACAAAAAGGGATCATGGGTATGGCGGAAACTGCTCAAACTTAGACCCATTGCATACGAATGCATTCGGTTCGAGGTTCGAAATGGGGAAACAGTGCATTTTTGGTTCGATAACTG AGACTCCACGGCCGGTAGCTACTGCAGGGCAAAATATAGCTCTATGGAGACATGACCAGGATGATTTCAAACCATACTTCTCAGCTACCAAGACTTGGAACTGCCTGAGAGTTAAGAAGACAAAGCTTCCTTGGCATTGTATTGTGTGGTTCCCTCAGGCCATACCCCGGCAATCCTTCATGGTATGGTTAGCTTTCAAGGACAGATTATCAACAGGCACTAGAATGAGAGAATGGGGAATGGAGCAATGCTGTGTCTACTGCAGAGAGAAAGATGAAAGCAGAGATCATTTGTTTTTCGCTTGCCCTTATACCTTCACAGTTTGGATGAATGAAGCAGAGAAATTACTTGGTCCAGCGATAACACCGGACTGGGAAGATACAGTCACCTCCCTGTTACGCCAGAACAGGAGCAGACTCGATGCTATACTCCTCCGCTTAGTTTTCCAAACAACCATTTATATGCTGTGGAAGGAGAGGAACTCAAGACGGCATGGAGGTATGTGTGCACCTGTGGATACAACTACTAAGGCCATTGGGAATATGGTCAAGAAGCGCATCTCATCTTTGAAGTATAGGGGAAACCATAAGCTGAGCGGCCTACTTGTGAGATGGTTTACTGTCTACACATATTAG